In the genome of Primulina tabacum isolate GXHZ01 chromosome 13, ASM2559414v2, whole genome shotgun sequence, the window TTTGGTCATATGAAATGCCACTCCAAGAAACATATGAATGTATCTGCTGAGAGTGTATCAGAATTGGATAATTTGTGTCCGATTCGCAGAAAGCGGTCCAGAATCAGGTGCAATACTGATACAAAACCTTCAGTGTTGGGTTTGACCGCTTCGAATTCTGCCTTTTCTGAGTTTGACGAATTCCAGGAGGTTGCTATGTGCTTGATTATGCTCTCCAAGGGAGTGAAAGAATGGGATATGCTTAACCCAGTGACAGAGTCCTCTGATGACGATTCTGCTTATTTTGGAGCTCAATCTTCCGGTCAGTGTACGAGAGTTTCTGGAAATGATGGAGATTCCATATTAAAAGGTAAGCTAGATATTGAAATTTCAGAAAAGAATTTGTCTGGAGTTGATGAAATGAAAGTTAATGTTGAAGCTTCTGGTGATGGGCTTCCTTGTGTATACGAATTTAAGGAATACGAACAATTTAATGGAGCTGATTCCGAGTTCTTGAAATCAAACTCTAGCGACAGATCAAGTCTTTTTGTCCATAACTCGAGTCTCAAAAAAGATTCTGCTGAGAATGTAGCTGATATTGATCTTGAAATCTTGAACAAGTCTGAGAAGAAGAAAGGGTCCAAATGCACGATCTATAGCAAGATCTTCCAGTCTCATCTAGCATTACGAGGCCACAATGCCAGGCACAGAAAGGAGGCAGATAACTCATCATTGGATAACCCTACTAGTTTATCATCTGTTACTAAAGTCGGTTCCCAACTTTATCAGATCAAATGTAATGTCAATCAACCTTATCAAGGAAAGGCAGGAAAGGGCAGCATAAACATGGAGTCGAGCAAAAGCAAGGAACGTGAATGTCGGATTTGCTTCAAGATCTTTTCTTCGGGACAAGCTTTGGGTGGCCATAAAAGGGCCCATTTATCTAGATTTACCGAAAGCAAACTGGAAGATACGTCTGCGAATCAAGAAATTGCCGAGAATCACGACTTTCTTGATCTTAACTTTCCTGCAACTATTGATGAAGGTATTAAAGGTGGTGACGTTGGATTCAAGCTGCGGTGGACAGAGAGTGGCCATGAGCATGAAGAACGAACTTTCACTAATTGATTGACTAACTCAAGGACTTTGAGGCTTTGAAAACTGGATAGCATTTTCTTGACTCGCATATAAGTAACTTGTTGATTAGAGTTGGTACGGGTTGCGGTAAATTTGTTTCCAATTCATACTCGTTGATTTGAATTAGCAGATACTAGCAATACAGAATGTTTCTTTCATATTATATGTGTTTGTGTAGTTATGTTGTTACAGTCTCAATTGTAGCCCAAAATTACTGGATTGTGGATATTCGCTGATATATCAGAAAATTAGAGTTAAGACTTCAGCTTTCTGCATTTTTAGATAATGCTTTGATAAATTACAATCTCCCAAGGTTTTGGTTCATACCGTTTGGATTAGTTGGCAGTAAGGGTCTGTTTACTAACGTATCAGGCTACCGTATTGCCTAAAAACGATAACCATCTCGCTTTCATGTCTCTTTCACTGCACTCAACTTCTTTCCTTAAACTTCTTATTTATGTAATCACTAAAATAGTAACATGAGATCCTTATTACTTGTTTCTTCAAGTATTTATATTCGTATAGCATTTGAACTGCCGTAGCAAAATATTCCCCGAACCAGGTTTTGAGGGCCTCCACCATGAATGCAGTAGATAGGCTACAGCATTTTAACTAAAGCCGCAATTTTCCTCTTGACGAGTGAGAGACAAGAAAATGAGACAGTCTTATAACTTTCGTTCTGTTGTTTAGTATAAGATGTCATCATTTGTAGGAATGATATTTGATAAGTTTTCAGTTTTTACTATTCTAAATTGATTCCAAGGGTTGAATGTTCCAAATGCCTTTGGCCTATTCATGGGTTGTTCTGTCACTGCTGAACTTGTATGAACCTGCTGTATTCAGTATGGACATTCTTGTCCACCTCTGTGAAAAAAGAGTACCACATATTTAAAGCAGAAGAGAAGCAAAAAAAACGAGAAAACCGGTGTAGCAGAGAAGATGAAATCTAGAGAAAAATAGTAACATAATAATAACCTGAATGAGAAGCTAGCCAAGAGGAGAAAACAACACCTACCCTTCGGATCTCGAAAATTCGAAGTCCTTGCCCACAAGAAAATAAATAGTCTGCATGTCAAATCCTTCGTTTCCTTCCAGTGGTTCCATAAACTTGTTGTTTTGTGTCCCAAAAGCATCACTTCTGACAAATACTTTTGGCTTGTTGGAAAGTTCATCCTGTACATACTGCAATGAGCAAAAGACATGCATGTCACATATGAACTAGACTGAAATGAAGTGTTGGTTGGAACTCAGAACAAGGAGAAAAATTAGAGAAGCTAACAGTTGGTTCGAAGCAAATAGGGAAGGGATGATAGAGTTTTGAAACATTTCCCGTGCTTCAATCTCCctcgaaatcattttaattaaaatatttctatttttcctttctcAGCTTGACCAAAATCTAATCTGCTACTTCGGTTTCGATAATGACTACATATGTGCACCCACCcgacttaaaaatcataacataaagtTAGAACGCTGGATAAACAGTTTAATTTATCATTCAGTTTATATTTGTAGTAaccaaaattatattataacttcatatttctttgattttggttttattTGTAATTTAGATTTCTATTTATAAGAGATGATTCAATTTTGGTCAAATTTCAACGCTGGTCTGATCTATGTAAATTGCAGAAAgttcaaaaatataataatgttAAAATTAATTTACAATGTTCATCGGATTTCGCATCAATTGCATATTAATTTATGCATTAAAATCCTCAATTTCCTCGAAGTGCCCCTAAATTTATCACAGTCCGAACGCCCTACAAAGATTCGTTATTAGAAAGAAAATGGCCTCCCACCACCACTTCCGCCGCCACCCCGCCACCACCTCCGCTTCCTGCTATTGCCACTGCTACCACACTCCCCACACACACTGCCACCAGCACCATAACCACCCTCCGACATCACCGCCGCAAGATTCCAACTTCCACTTTTCCTCCCCTCCACAACCCCATCCCTATTCTGTTCAATCCCACATTCAATATATACACCACCGCCCCCATATCCAGGAAGGCTACTTCCACGAAGAGCAGCGAATCCATCCCACAGTATCCTCTCTGCTAAGCCGCGTCGCCGACCTCGAATCCGCCCTCCGCCGTCGCTCCTCCCTCTCCCCTTTTTCGTCATCCCACTTGCTCCGTGATGCGGCTGCGCGTATCATTCAGACTCATTTCAGGGCCTTCCTTCTCCGCAGATCAAGAACCCTCCGGCAGCTCAAAGATCTCGCTTCCATTAAATCAACTCTCAGGCTTCTCAAATCCTCGATTTATGAGAAAACCCACTTCGATCATGGCGTACTTTATGATAAATCCATGGACTTGCTTCTCAAACTTGAATCTGTTCAGGTAAAGAGAGATCCTAGCTAAGAATGCTTTTTATGTACTTTTTGCTTTTAACACGAGTTCTGTGATGTAGTCTGATGTGATAATATTTTCCCCATTTTTTATTTGTGCTTGTACGTTGAAGGGTGGTGATCCCATGATTAGAGATGGAAGAAATTCAATAAGCAGAGAATTGAATCAATTTTTGGATTGGATTGACGCAGTTTGTGTGGGAAGGAGGGGGCTTTCGAGTAATGTGAGATGTGGAGGAAATAGTGTGAAAACTAGGGTGTTAAATGGTGGAAGAATTGGTAACATGAAATGTGGAGGCTTGAAAGGAATCAATGAAGCGAAATTGAAAGGTTTAGTTGAAAAAATCGATAAATTAGCCGAGGAGCTTGAGGAGGAAAGTGATTCTGGTGAAAGCCTTAATTTGTTTTTAACAAGAAATCAAGTTACTTCTGGAAATAGAAGTGGGATTTTGGCGAAACAACACGGAGGGTCTCATCCCAAAGTAACAAAAAATGTAAGATTTGCTGACAACGGAAAAGCTTATAGGGTTTCGAGGATATACAACAGGACATTATTAGAAGAGGATTATTGCGATGATAGCATGGATGACAGAAATTTAGATGATGCTGAAAGACAGCTTGAAGATGATCTTTGTCGAGAAGTTGAAGTGATGGGGGTATCTTCAAAAGATGGGGAGGAAAATCACCCGGAGAGTGGAGGCTCGTTGCCTAGCAGTGATGGCGAAAAAGGCCTCGGAAATAAGAGTAACTATAAAGCCGAGGACTTTGTTTTTGCTGCTCCATTGCCTGTGAAGATGGAAATGAGagatgatttgattggaaaaagGATGTAGCTAAATAGCTTCAGTTGATCGGATCCGCATATTGTTGTGATGTTAGGAAAACAATGCCAGATTGTTGTTTCTAGTTTTTGCTGCGACATTTGGAGAACCATTTGAGATAGTTGtttctagtttttttttttttacttttgggCATCAAGAGCTTGAAGTAGAAAACACGGTGACTATTTATTGTAGTGTGAGAGATTGGTGTCTTTCTTTTGCACATAGCGGTCGCCTTCATTGTGTGTGTAGTGATGTTATTCTAACAAGTGTTGTATTGCATATGAATTCATTCTTGTTTTTCTTGAGTTATGTCTGTCACATAATTGAGCCTCAGTCTTTGTTGATTTTTTCGATATTGTTATGTTTCCGTGTACCTAGCTCCTGGTTGATCTCTGTCAACATTCTCGTTGATGTATCAAGGCATAGCCTGGCTCCTGGGTTGAGATGCTGAAGGTTGGATGATAAATTGAAAACGTAGATaacataattatttttcaattttaaattattaatactGTCAGTGACAGGTGAATCGGGGACAATACGAAGATGTTGAATTTTATTCCACCAAACCTGCCAAAAAAATCATTGTTTACATTATTACTTTTTCTTCATCGTTATGTTTTCAAACTaattctcaaatcaaacttttGTTTACCAAACAATTTGCCATTGGATcagttttatatttttgggaatttaaaCTACCATCCTTATTCTTATACTTATGAGGATTAATTTTtcgagtagatctcttgtgagacagtctcacgaatctttatctgtgagacgggtcaactctaccgatattcacaataaaaataatactcttaccataaaaagtaatactttttcatggatgattcaaataagagatccgtctcacaaaatacgatcagtgagaccgtctcagacaagtttttgcctaatttTTTTTGCCCATGGACCATGATTCATGCAAGTCACTCAACCCTAATTAACCAAACATTTTTGGTAATGTACTAGAGCTCCGTTTGGTACGTGTGATAGGATAAGTAAATGATTAGTaattagagtgattaaaaaatgagctatatggattaatagtatgttgagataaataacatggtgtttggtatgattttaaaatgatagattaattttgtaaactttattgcaatgaccaaaatgccccaagtgttaattaaatatatattcttaaaataattggatatataattaaatatttataattataatttacatttattaaaattaatttaaatatatttattagaaataaatttataaatatgcatttactttaataattaaaatagcaataatatattttgaatgttaatgttaaataaagtttagtaataattacaatattattgttttttaaaataattataaatatttttaaaataatttgatagataattaaatatttataattataatttaaatttattaaaattaatttaaatatatttattagaaatatatttgaaaatattacggtaatcattaaacaaaataaattaaaatttaataaatatttattttcataaaagaattaattaacaagattaaaaatttataaaaatttaatttaagatagatttgcattacaatttattttcatgattgaaaataataaaaatatatgaaattaatttataaaaaatataataaaaatttaaatattgtattaattattaaattttcactaattttaattttcatattatattGAAGAAGACAATTCAAGGATATTATGGTCAATATACAATTTTATCATTATCAATATTCAAGAATGATACATTATCATACCTTTGAGGAGGGATATTTAATCACACACATAACATAAATAGTGAGGGCTTTCAATCATAATCAAAGGCCTCCatgctaaattaaaaatgaaccaaacatgagataagggatgattatttaataatcattcTCTTGTCATGGCTACCAAACATAGTAGAAGTTTGTTATATTTTTCGTTTTAATTCACTAtacttttttaatttaattttattttaaattaccaCTTTTATGGtatgataataatattttatccgTTTTGTTATTGCCATAATTATATATacgttatttttaatttttttgttcaaCA includes:
- the LOC142523040 gene encoding BAG family molecular chaperone regulator 8, chloroplastic-like — encoded protein: MASHHHFRRHPATTSASCYCHCYHTPHTHCHQHHNHPPTSPPQDSNFHFSSPPQPHPYSVQSHIQYIHHRPHIQEGYFHEEQRIHPTVSSLLSRVADLESALRRRSSLSPFSSSHLLRDAAARIIQTHFRAFLLRRSRTLRQLKDLASIKSTLRLLKSSIYEKTHFDHGVLYDKSMDLLLKLESVQGGDPMIRDGRNSISRELNQFLDWIDAVCVGRRGLSSNVRCGGNSVKTRVLNGGRIGNMKCGGLKGINEAKLKGLVEKIDKLAEELEEESDSGESLNLFLTRNQVTSGNRSGILAKQHGGSHPKVTKNVRFADNGKAYRVSRIYNRTLLEEDYCDDSMDDRNLDDAERQLEDDLCREVEVMGVSSKDGEENHPESGGSLPSSDGEKGLGNKSNYKAEDFVFAAPLPVKMEMRDDLIGKRM
- the LOC142522725 gene encoding uncharacterized protein LOC142522725, with the protein product MGEVQEQRYRCKICSKLCVSGKSLGGHMRVHLAHISASRKAAESKVERTMDFEGGDDQNGFQIQESVENQSNRAEISGEKFKNCDTMGLGDSDHNNSYELRDNPKKSWRTSDSKKVVSNKAASCRACGKEFSSLRALSGHMRSHSIKNSEIHQCKKCGKEFDSLRALFGHMKCHSKKHMNVSAESVSELDNLCPIRRKRSRIRCNTDTKPSVLGLTASNSAFSEFDEFQEVAMCLIMLSKGVKEWDMLNPVTESSDDDSAYFGAQSSGQCTRVSGNDGDSILKGKLDIEISEKNLSGVDEMKVNVEASGDGLPCVYEFKEYEQFNGADSEFLKSNSSDRSSLFVHNSSLKKDSAENVADIDLEILNKSEKKKGSKCTIYSKIFQSHLALRGHNARHRKEADNSSLDNPTSLSSVTKVGSQLYQIKCNVNQPYQGKAGKGSINMESSKSKERECRICFKIFSSGQALGGHKRAHLSRFTESKLEDTSANQEIAENHDFLDLNFPATIDEGIKGGDVGFKLRWTESGHEHEERTFTN